The following proteins come from a genomic window of Bacteroidales bacterium:
- a CDS encoding DUF1735 domain-containing protein produces MKYIKINTSIVAVLLIVLCACNRDELFEREQYKAVVAIKSEGESNFFNQILDLNSNNKDEDGFVRGFISANVGGTSPTTEPIVITLTEDADMLNQYNLYNNETDADKYYRFLPKNRYKIPEMKITIPAGKRDGIMPIWINADGLSPDSVYIIPFRVVRCSAYEMNPEKSTVFYRVERKNEWSYTSANGNTLSAPSYSQRGSWTSSAAIYNQMTNWLNGDPGVIKPSLTQLLASKTIWVVSHNELRMFGSTKVAVDADADPAVFYPRWCINIKIEDEKIEFEEEVEVDGEVMMVKTPTNMHKITLTHWREDHIEGIQLTQIDNDVFNSESRYLNSYELVTDDWGFKYHVFRLCYDFVEFGSTILTPRRIWEELRLDYTEDLNKK; encoded by the coding sequence GAAATATATAAAAATAAACACAAGCATAGTTGCAGTACTTTTGATTGTACTATGTGCCTGCAATCGCGACGAGCTTTTTGAAAGGGAGCAATATAAGGCTGTTGTTGCCATAAAAAGCGAAGGGGAAAGTAATTTTTTCAACCAGATTCTCGACCTTAATTCAAATAACAAAGATGAGGACGGATTTGTAAGAGGTTTCATTTCGGCCAATGTGGGCGGCACTTCACCCACAACGGAACCTATTGTTATCACTTTAACGGAAGATGCGGATATGCTGAATCAGTACAATCTGTATAACAATGAGACAGATGCGGACAAGTATTACCGTTTTCTCCCGAAAAACAGGTACAAAATACCTGAAATGAAGATCACTATTCCGGCGGGTAAACGTGATGGAATTATGCCGATCTGGATAAACGCCGACGGTCTATCACCCGACAGCGTGTACATTATTCCTTTCAGGGTGGTGCGCTGCTCCGCTTACGAAATGAATCCCGAAAAAAGCACTGTGTTTTATCGCGTGGAGAGGAAAAACGAATGGTCGTATACATCCGCAAACGGAAACACACTATCGGCTCCCTCTTATTCTCAACGCGGAAGTTGGACATCATCAGCGGCTATTTATAATCAAATGACAAATTGGTTAAACGGTGATCCGGGTGTAATAAAGCCAAGCCTTACACAACTTTTAGCAAGTAAAACAATCTGGGTTGTTTCGCACAATGAATTAAGAATGTTCGGTTCCACTAAGGTAGCGGTTGATGCCGATGCTGATCCCGCAGTTTTTTATCCCAGATGGTGTATCAACATCAAGATAGAAGACGAAAAAATAGAATTTGAAGAAGAAGTGGAAGTCGATGGCGAAGTCATGATGGTAAAGACGCCTACGAACATGCACAAGATAACGCTTACTCATTGGCGCGAAGACCATATTGAAGGTATTCAGTTAACACAGATCGATAATGACGTGTTCAACAGTGAAAGCCGTTATTTGAATTCCTATGAATTAGTTACAGACGACTGGGGATTTAAATATCA